A genome region from Eurosta solidaginis isolate ZX-2024a chromosome 2, ASM4086904v1, whole genome shotgun sequence includes the following:
- the LOC137242661 gene encoding cytochrome b5 domain-containing protein 1-like, translating to MRYYLSDEVALHNKKDDFWVVLHGNVLDLTPMLKDRYDHWNTNLEYLLAFGGKDLSHFFEKTFMPKTETSPVTGRPRLLFPPILETAHSELCKTKGKLWSQDPMYHIGRQTRRDRRLRIINTLTGTTQLMKVCDEDSIYEIQRKYKAIYNHHAGSYIWRKFSNRGQCGGKLNLKGTLDENGLIEEECSYDLPPPSIWLYYTNDVTIA from the exons ATGCGTTATTATTTATCCGATGAAGTGGCATTACATAACAAAAAGGATGATTTTTGGGTTGTGTTGCACGGAAATGTGCTCGACTTGACGCCGATGCTGAAAGATCGTTACGATCACTGGAATACT AACTTGGAGTACTTACTCGCTTTTGGTGGCAAAGATCTTTCGCATTTCTTTGAGAAAACTTTCATGCCGAAAACAGAAACTTCGCCGGTAACAGGACGTCCGCGTTTACTCTTTCCACCGATATTGGAAACAGCTCACAGTGAACTATGTAAAACGAAGGGCAAATTGTGGAGTCAAGATCCCATGTACCACATTGGTCGACAGACACGACGCGATCGACGTTTGCGCATTATAAATACGCTCACTGGTACGACACAACTTATGAAAGTTTGTGATGAGGATTCAATATATGAAATACAACGAAAATATAAAGCAATCTATAATCATCATGCTGGGAGCTATATATGGCGAAAGTTTTCGAATAGG GGTCAATGTGGCggaaaattgaatttgaaaggtACCCTGGACGAAAATGGCTTGATTGAGGAGGAGTGCAGTTATGATTTGCCACCACCATCAATTTGGTTGTATTATACTAATGATGTTACTATTGCTTAA